Proteins encoded together in one Chitinophaga varians window:
- a CDS encoding efflux RND transporter periplasmic adaptor subunit produces the protein MDRKIEKKFWNKKRILMISGGGLVALLLIYTLIFADHRATLNVEKDKITISAVKKGTFDVYIAVTAVVMPLKTIRLDAIEGGYVSRKYLEGGSMVKEGDSILKLDNQHMMMEFVNHETEIYRLRNELQNTRLNIRQQDFVMQQTISDIDAKIDAAQDLYDRNKQLVDEKIVARQEFNKNKIELEGLKRQREIQLQSQAYQRDNARQQISQLEGTLSRTQRNLELMKQNLNSLIVRAPVSGQLSSIDVEVGSSITAGQNIGQIDDLNGFKLRADIDEHYVSQVFAGLKATFEFDGKSYDMVVTKVYPEVKSGRFQADMNFEKQTPEGIRRGQSTPIRLVLGKSQEALLLPLGGFFSDTGGNWVYVVDRSGKKAVKRNISLGRKNPLYFEVLEGLQPGDQVITSSYENFGNKDVLAF, from the coding sequence ATGGACAGAAAAATAGAAAAGAAGTTCTGGAATAAAAAACGCATCCTGATGATCAGCGGAGGCGGTCTGGTAGCGCTGTTGTTAATATACACACTGATCTTTGCGGACCACCGGGCCACGCTGAACGTGGAGAAGGACAAAATCACCATCTCCGCTGTCAAGAAAGGGACTTTCGATGTATATATCGCTGTTACCGCTGTGGTGATGCCTTTGAAAACCATCCGTCTTGACGCCATCGAGGGCGGTTATGTAAGCCGTAAGTACCTGGAAGGCGGCAGCATGGTAAAAGAAGGGGATTCCATCCTGAAGCTGGACAACCAACATATGATGATGGAATTTGTGAACCATGAAACAGAGATCTACCGTTTACGGAACGAATTGCAGAATACCCGTCTGAATATCCGTCAGCAGGATTTCGTGATGCAGCAGACCATTTCGGACATTGATGCCAAGATCGATGCCGCGCAGGACCTTTATGACCGCAATAAGCAGCTGGTAGACGAAAAGATCGTTGCCCGCCAGGAATTCAACAAAAACAAGATAGAGCTGGAAGGTCTTAAGCGCCAGCGTGAGATCCAGTTGCAATCTCAGGCCTATCAGCGTGATAACGCCAGGCAGCAGATTTCACAACTGGAAGGAACATTGTCCCGCACACAGCGTAACCTGGAGCTGATGAAACAAAACCTCAACAGCCTGATCGTACGGGCCCCGGTGTCTGGCCAGTTATCTTCCATTGATGTGGAGGTTGGCTCCAGCATTACCGCCGGCCAGAATATCGGCCAGATTGACGATCTGAACGGTTTTAAGTTGCGCGCAGATATTGACGAACACTACGTATCACAGGTATTCGCAGGGTTAAAAGCCACCTTTGAGTTTGACGGCAAATCATACGACATGGTGGTGACGAAAGTATATCCCGAAGTTAAAAGCGGTCGTTTTCAGGCAGATATGAATTTTGAAAAACAAACACCTGAAGGCATCCGCCGTGGTCAGTCCACCCCCATCCGGCTGGTACTGGGCAAATCACAGGAAGCGCTGTTATTGCCCCTTGGCGGATTCTTTTCCGATACCGGCGGCAACTGGGTATATGTAGTGGACCGCAGCGGGAAAAAGGCGGTTAAGCGTAATATCTCCCTTGGAAGAAAAAATCCTTTGTATTTTGAAGTACTGGAAGGGCTGCAGCCGGGTGACCAGGTGATCACCTCTTCCTACGAGAACTTTGGTAACAAAGACGTACTGGCTTTCTAG
- a CDS encoding ABC transporter ATP-binding protein, which produces MIRTVNLQKLFTTEEVETTALNGINMEVQDGEFVAIMGPSGCGKSTLLNILGLLDNPSDGEYHFWGKEVARMSERQRAQLRKGSIGFVFQSFNLIDELTVYENVELPLLYLKVAPAERKQKVEEVLERMNIMHRRNHFPQQLSGGQQQRVAIARAVVAKPNLILADEPTGNLDSSNGEEVMKLLQELNNAGTTLIMVTHSPYDAGFAHRIINLFDGRVVTENIKEQFHV; this is translated from the coding sequence ATGATACGTACCGTTAACTTACAAAAGCTGTTCACAACAGAAGAAGTGGAAACAACCGCACTCAATGGGATCAACATGGAAGTGCAGGACGGAGAGTTTGTGGCCATCATGGGGCCGTCTGGTTGTGGTAAATCAACCTTGTTGAACATACTTGGGTTACTGGACAATCCCAGTGACGGTGAGTATCATTTCTGGGGAAAAGAAGTGGCGAGAATGAGCGAACGCCAACGTGCACAGCTGCGCAAAGGCTCTATAGGATTCGTGTTCCAAAGCTTCAACCTGATTGATGAACTGACGGTTTATGAAAATGTAGAGTTGCCATTGCTATACCTCAAAGTGGCGCCGGCAGAAAGAAAACAGAAAGTAGAAGAGGTGCTGGAGCGGATGAATATTATGCATCGCCGTAACCACTTCCCGCAACAGCTGTCCGGTGGCCAGCAACAGCGCGTGGCCATCGCCCGCGCCGTAGTGGCCAAACCCAATCTGATCCTCGCGGATGAGCCCACCGGTAACCTCGATTCCTCCAACGGCGAAGAAGTGATGAAGCTGTTGCAGGAACTCAATAATGCCGGTACTACGCTGATCATGGTGACTCACTCACCTTACGATGCCGGGTTCGCGCACCGTATCATCAATTTATTTGACGGACGGGTAGTGACTGAGAATATAAAGGAACAGTTTCACGTGTGA